From the genome of Pseudomonadota bacterium, one region includes:
- a CDS encoding electron transfer flavoprotein subunit beta/FixA family protein, with amino-acid sequence MSCKSIVLVKQVPDTANISGQVMRPDGTINRAKLPAVFNPEDKVALELALQVKDRYGGTVTALTMGPPKASELLRECLSLGADEVCLVSDRKFAGADTLATSYVLSRAIAKLGRFDLVFAGRQAIDGDTAQVGPQTAEKLDLPQITYVEQVISISEGAITVKRRIDDGYEVLRSPLPLLLTVIADAALPRPPRAKRLMACKHARSLPELERMADANSLLYVDTLVDEYVQKGRFIRTLTVDDLDVDPERCGLAGSPTKVKQVDSVVLTGGDHQRIAATREGLGALIDQLMGDHVFG; translated from the coding sequence ATGAGTTGCAAGAGCATCGTGCTGGTCAAGCAGGTGCCCGACACCGCCAATATCTCTGGGCAGGTGATGCGCCCGGACGGGACGATCAACCGGGCCAAGCTGCCGGCGGTCTTCAACCCCGAGGATAAGGTGGCGCTGGAGCTGGCGCTGCAGGTCAAAGACCGCTACGGCGGCACGGTCACCGCGCTGACGATGGGGCCACCGAAGGCCTCCGAGCTGCTGCGCGAATGCCTGAGCCTGGGCGCCGACGAGGTCTGCCTGGTCAGCGACCGCAAGTTCGCCGGCGCCGACACGTTGGCGACCTCCTATGTGTTGAGTCGCGCGATCGCCAAGCTCGGCCGCTTCGACCTCGTCTTCGCCGGGCGCCAGGCGATCGACGGCGATACCGCGCAGGTCGGCCCGCAGACGGCGGAGAAGCTCGACCTGCCGCAGATCACCTACGTCGAGCAGGTAATCTCGATCAGCGAGGGAGCGATCACGGTCAAGCGCCGGATTGACGACGGCTATGAGGTGCTGCGCTCGCCGCTGCCGCTCTTGCTGACGGTGATCGCCGATGCGGCGCTGCCGCGCCCGCCGCGCGCGAAGCGCCTGATGGCCTGCAAGCACGCGCGCTCGCTGCCCGAGCTCGAACGGATGGCGGACGCCAACTCGCTGCTCTACGTCGACACCCTGGTCGACGAATATGTGCAGAAGGGGCGCTTCATCCGCACGCTGACGGTCGACGATCTCGACGTCGACCCGGAGCGTTGCGGGCTGGCCGGCTCACCGACCAAGGTCAAGCAGGTCGACTCGGTGGTGCTGACCGGCGGCGATCACCAGCGGATCGCAGCGACGCGCGAGGGGCTGGGCGCCCTGATCGATCAGTTGATGGGCGACCATGTTTTTGGCTAG
- a CDS encoding DUF1848 domain-containing protein: MIISASRRTDLPAFYGEWFRRRLSAGFCKVANPYNRRQRATLSLRREDVDGFVFWTKQLGPFRGVLDEVHQRGFPFIVQYTINGYPRVLESRVVQAERSVAQLRALAARFGSRAAVWRYDPIIFSTVTDRDFHLCNFRRLATQLAGATDEVVVSFLQLYAKTRRNLEQAGRQEGFAWEDPPDASKRALLAELATIASEQRLRLTLCSQPQLLIAGVTAARCVDATRLMEVAGRALRARRRGNRLGCACAESKDLGAYESCPHGCSYCYAVGRRAAALARYRDHDPAGEYLFAPEPMATAPDPAAA, encoded by the coding sequence ATGATCATCTCGGCGAGCCGTAGGACCGACCTGCCCGCCTTCTACGGCGAGTGGTTTCGCCGGCGGCTCAGCGCTGGCTTTTGCAAGGTGGCCAATCCCTATAACCGGCGCCAGCGCGCCACCCTTTCGCTGCGGCGGGAGGACGTCGACGGCTTCGTCTTCTGGACCAAGCAGCTCGGCCCCTTCCGCGGCGTGCTCGACGAGGTTCATCAGCGCGGCTTTCCCTTCATCGTGCAGTACACGATCAACGGCTATCCGCGGGTGCTCGAGTCGCGGGTCGTGCAGGCCGAGCGGTCGGTCGCGCAGCTCCGCGCCCTGGCCGCGCGCTTCGGCAGCCGCGCGGCGGTCTGGCGCTATGATCCGATCATCTTCTCGACGGTGACCGATCGCGACTTCCACCTGTGCAATTTTCGCCGGCTCGCGACGCAGCTCGCCGGCGCGACCGACGAGGTCGTCGTCTCCTTCCTGCAGCTCTACGCCAAGACGCGACGAAACCTCGAGCAGGCCGGTCGTCAGGAAGGTTTCGCCTGGGAGGACCCGCCCGACGCGAGCAAGCGTGCCCTGCTCGCCGAGCTGGCGACGATCGCCAGCGAGCAGCGGCTGCGCCTGACGCTCTGCAGCCAGCCGCAGCTGCTGATCGCGGGGGTGACGGCGGCGCGCTGCGTCGACGCGACGCGGCTGATGGAGGTGGCGGGGCGGGCGCTTCGCGCGCGGCGCAGGGGCAATCGCCTCGGCTGCGCCTGCGCCGAGTCCAAGGACCTCGGCGCCTACGAGAGCTGTCCCCACGGCTGCAGCTACTGCTACGCCGTCGGCCGCCGCGCCGCGGCGTTGGCGCGCTACCGCGACCACGATCCCGCCGGCGAGTACCTCTTCGCGCCGGAGCCGATGGCGACCGCCCCCGACCCTGCCGCCGCTTGA
- a CDS encoding sigma-54-dependent Fis family transcriptional regulator: MAPELRVLVVDDEPHVRASLASWLREDGYQVQTAESGEQALDRLATTGAAILLIDIQMPGMSGLELQARVRELAPSATVIVMTAHASVETAVQALKQGAYDFIVKPFDPDEMSRLVAKAAERHALISENRALRQRVSAGTPQLIHGPRSPLVGVLGQLEQVAETETSVLISGESGTGKELIARLLHAQSPRRHGPLVVVNCGALAEGVLESELFGHEKGAFTGALGRREGKLEQARGGTLFLDEIGDIPPKVQVDLLRVLEERQVVRVGGNQPIAVDFRLVTATHRALPEEIRAGRFRADLYFRINVFQLTLPPLRERLDDIGLLAEHFRERFARQMNRRVAGFSREALALLCAHGWPGNVRELQNAIERAVVVCRGATLEPEHLPFPWQPREAGASDETLAAVEERHVRQIVERCQHNVTQAAKLLGIDRVTLHNKLKRYGMVRPQ; encoded by the coding sequence ATGGCGCCTGAGCTCCGTGTCCTCGTCGTCGATGACGAGCCGCATGTGCGCGCGTCGTTGGCGTCGTGGCTGCGCGAGGATGGCTATCAGGTTCAGACGGCGGAGAGCGGTGAACAGGCGCTCGATCGCCTGGCCACGACCGGCGCGGCCATCCTGCTGATCGACATTCAGATGCCCGGCATGAGCGGCCTCGAGCTTCAGGCCCGCGTGCGCGAGCTGGCGCCCTCGGCCACGGTGATCGTGATGACGGCCCATGCGTCGGTCGAGACCGCGGTGCAGGCGCTGAAGCAGGGGGCGTACGACTTCATCGTCAAGCCCTTCGACCCGGACGAGATGTCACGCCTGGTCGCCAAGGCGGCCGAGCGCCATGCGTTGATCAGTGAGAACCGCGCGCTGCGCCAGCGCGTGAGCGCGGGGACGCCGCAGCTGATTCATGGGCCGCGCAGTCCTCTGGTCGGCGTGCTCGGCCAACTCGAGCAGGTGGCCGAGACGGAGACCAGCGTCCTGATCAGCGGGGAGAGCGGCACCGGCAAGGAGCTGATCGCCAGACTGCTGCATGCGCAGAGCCCGCGACGCCATGGACCGCTGGTGGTGGTCAACTGTGGTGCGTTGGCGGAGGGCGTGCTCGAGAGTGAGCTCTTCGGCCACGAGAAGGGCGCCTTCACCGGAGCGCTAGGCCGGCGCGAGGGGAAGCTGGAGCAGGCCCGCGGGGGCACGCTCTTTCTCGACGAGATCGGCGACATCCCCCCCAAGGTGCAGGTCGACCTCTTGCGGGTCCTGGAGGAGCGTCAGGTCGTCCGCGTGGGTGGCAATCAGCCGATCGCCGTCGACTTCCGGCTGGTGACCGCGACGCACCGGGCCCTGCCCGAGGAGATCCGGGCCGGGCGCTTCCGCGCCGACCTCTACTTCCGCATCAACGTCTTCCAGCTGACGCTGCCGCCGCTGCGCGAGCGCCTCGACGACATCGGACTGCTCGCTGAGCACTTCCGCGAGCGCTTCGCCCGGCAGATGAACAGACGCGTCGCCGGCTTCTCGCGCGAGGCCCTCGCGTTGCTTTGCGCCCATGGCTGGCCAGGCAACGTCCGCGAGCTGCAGAACGCCATCGAGCGCGCCGTGGTCGTCTGTCGGGGGGCCACGCTCGAACCCGAACACCTGCCCTTCCCCTGGCAGCCACGGGAGGCGGGCGCGAGCGACGAGACGCTCGCCGCGGTCGAGGAGCGCCACGTGCGCCAGATCGTCGAGCGCTGTCAGCATAACGTGACCCAGGCGGCCAAGCTGCTGGGGATCGATCGCGTGACGCTCCATAACAAGCTCAAGCGCTACGGTATGGTGCGGCCGCAGTAG
- a CDS encoding HAMP domain-containing protein: MRRRLGHWYNSLTFRLTGTLVLALFGVFSITALIQLALQQRYARQSAQINGEVISEGIFGALHASMLTNDRDQLRQSVRQISARAPDLRVRIFNKQGRIVFSSQPDEEGTRLDLEAEACYRCHATGRPLTRLPPGDRTRLFRLDGHAALGIIRPIDNEPACHNAACHAHPPQRKLLGVLDTTLVLASAERARTETTLLVVVASLLALALTIVLVVWVVRGTVQRPVRALTSTLDAIGAGDLAARYEERGIAEFSHLSDALNRTAVQLERANAELVGWAQTLERRVGEKTVEVERAQQRLLRAERLASLGKLAAIVAHEINNPLASVLTYSKLLRRRLASSAEAQGALGDAPEILDAIASESKRCGDIVAGLMSFARGSGSGRQPTDLSQAAHKALFLLKHRSALGGVDVRTDLPSALPQPSLNADQLQQAVLALCVNALDAMPQGGTLELRTWQPSADKIALSVRDTGCGIQPAVLPRMFEPFFSTKGEEEGHGLGLGLTVVDGLVQENGGAIDVQSVVGEGTTFVLVFPLGASAEAAQASSDRESTHGA, from the coding sequence ATGCGCCGGCGCCTTGGCCACTGGTACAACTCGCTGACCTTTCGGCTGACCGGGACCCTGGTGCTGGCCCTCTTCGGCGTCTTCAGCATCACGGCGCTCATCCAGCTCGCCCTGCAGCAGCGCTACGCGCGCCAGTCGGCGCAGATCAACGGTGAGGTGATTAGCGAGGGTATCTTCGGGGCGCTGCATGCAAGCATGCTGACCAACGACCGCGACCAGCTGCGGCAATCCGTGCGCCAGATCAGTGCGCGTGCACCGGATCTGCGGGTGCGCATCTTCAACAAGCAGGGCCGCATCGTCTTCTCCTCGCAGCCCGACGAGGAGGGGACGCGGCTCGACCTCGAGGCCGAGGCCTGCTACCGCTGCCACGCTACGGGCCGTCCGCTGACCCGCCTGCCGCCCGGCGACCGGACGCGGCTTTTCCGGCTCGACGGCCACGCGGCGCTCGGCATCATCCGCCCGATCGATAACGAGCCCGCCTGCCACAACGCTGCCTGTCACGCGCATCCGCCGCAGCGAAAACTCCTTGGCGTGCTCGACACGACGCTGGTGCTGGCCTCGGCCGAGCGGGCGCGCACCGAGACCACGCTGCTCGTCGTCGTGGCCTCTTTGTTGGCGTTGGCGCTGACCATCGTCCTGGTGGTTTGGGTCGTGCGCGGGACCGTACAGCGTCCCGTCCGCGCGCTGACGAGCACGCTGGACGCGATCGGTGCGGGCGACCTCGCGGCGCGCTACGAGGAGCGGGGCATCGCCGAGTTCTCGCATCTGTCTGACGCGCTCAATCGCACGGCCGTCCAGCTCGAGCGCGCCAACGCCGAGCTCGTGGGTTGGGCTCAGACCTTGGAGCGCCGGGTCGGCGAGAAGACTGTCGAGGTCGAGCGCGCGCAGCAGCGGCTGCTACGCGCCGAGAGGCTGGCGTCGTTGGGGAAGCTGGCGGCGATCGTGGCCCACGAGATCAATAATCCGCTGGCGAGCGTGCTGACCTACTCCAAGCTCTTGCGCCGACGGCTGGCCAGCAGCGCCGAGGCGCAGGGGGCGCTGGGTGACGCCCCGGAGATCCTGGACGCGATCGCCAGTGAATCCAAACGCTGCGGCGATATCGTCGCCGGGCTGATGTCCTTCGCCCGTGGATCGGGCAGCGGGCGCCAGCCGACCGACCTCAGCCAGGCGGCGCATAAGGCGCTCTTCCTGCTCAAGCACCGCAGCGCGCTCGGGGGCGTGGACGTGCGGACCGACCTGCCATCGGCCTTGCCGCAGCCCTCGCTCAACGCCGATCAGCTGCAGCAGGCCGTGTTGGCCCTCTGCGTCAACGCGCTCGACGCGATGCCGCAGGGGGGAACGCTGGAGCTGCGAACCTGGCAGCCGAGCGCGGACAAGATCGCGCTTTCGGTGCGCGACACGGGCTGCGGGATCCAGCCCGCCGTGCTGCCGCGGATGTTCGAGCCCTTCTTCAGCACCAAGGGTGAGGAGGAGGGTCACGGCCTTGGCCTCGGCCTGACCGTGGTGGATGGGCTCGTGCAAGAGAATGGCGGCGCGATCGACGTGCAGAGCGTCGTCGGCGAAGGGACGACCTTCGTGCTCGTCTTTCCGCTCGGCGCGAGCGCCGAGGCGGCGCAGGCCTCGAGCGATCGAGAGTCCACCCATGGCGCCTGA
- a CDS encoding glycine cleavage system protein H, whose amino-acid sequence MSILLALGMAMLIIGGAQLAQRWRRGVAADLPVRSAPEPMRRPFVPSGVFVSSSHGWLAFDAGAGFRVGLDSFLVEALGQVDAIELPPVGVRVAYGEALLTLRVAGRRVVVAAPTSGEVVGVNELARAAPRHLLDDPYGLGWLVRIMPSDHKAALEPLYVGPGATAFLRRELRRMVDWVNLITAPAGVPQLSDGGLPQRGVAAQLGDEQLVRFAAAFMPCDEGEGARSVRTQ is encoded by the coding sequence ATGTCCATTCTACTCGCTCTCGGCATGGCGATGTTGATCATCGGCGGCGCGCAGCTCGCCCAGCGTTGGCGGCGGGGCGTTGCCGCCGACCTGCCGGTCAGGTCCGCGCCCGAGCCGATGCGCCGGCCCTTCGTTCCCTCCGGCGTCTTCGTTTCGAGCAGCCACGGATGGCTCGCCTTCGACGCCGGCGCCGGCTTTCGCGTCGGCCTTGACAGCTTCCTCGTCGAGGCCCTGGGTCAGGTCGATGCCATCGAGCTGCCGCCTGTGGGTGTTCGTGTTGCCTACGGGGAGGCGCTGCTGACCCTCCGTGTCGCCGGTCGCCGCGTCGTCGTCGCAGCGCCGACCTCGGGCGAAGTCGTGGGTGTGAACGAGCTTGCGCGGGCCGCTCCGCGCCACCTGCTGGACGACCCCTATGGTCTCGGCTGGCTGGTCAGGATCATGCCAAGCGACCACAAGGCGGCCCTCGAGCCGCTCTATGTCGGTCCAGGTGCCACGGCCTTTCTGCGACGGGAGCTACGCCGGATGGTCGACTGGGTCAACCTGATCACAGCGCCGGCCGGTGTGCCGCAGCTCTCCGACGGCGGACTGCCCCAGCGCGGCGTCGCAGCTCAGCTCGGCGACGAGCAGCTCGTGCGCTTTGCGGCAGCCTTCATGCCCTGCGACGAGGGCGAGGGGGCGCGCTCGGTCCGCACGCAATAG
- a CDS encoding sigma-54-dependent Fis family transcriptional regulator produces the protein MPNSQPRILIVDDEAAVRDSLRRWFELDGYAIEVADSGAAALRRMQEVSFDVALIDLRMPGMDGVALQQRMHEVTPDTAVIIVTAFGTIQSAVEVLKHGAFDYLTKPVDPDELSRMVRRALELRELRAQNNRLRRAVDHRGGAVIVGETPAMRTLRAQVAEAASADVPVLICGETGTGKHLVATVLHTAGPRRYFSFVPLACGVSEGELGDDELLGQEGGSLPPTTLPRMGKLQLAEGGTLFLDEVARLGPQTQRALLELLRRGSFTPLGSTRPRATDFRLISASSVALAPLVQANRFSADLYYRVAVLTLTCPPLRERRADIPALARHLLERLSSPGGAPFTGFTPPALERLVGYDWPRNVRELANAIERALVVGRPPLIGAEDLLLGPVSAPPAAPLRETTTTTETTTTETTTTETTTDLSLAAVEQQHIAAVLERCQGDRRRAAALLGIAPALLDEKLALLKPHAAPG, from the coding sequence ATGCCCAACTCGCAACCCCGCATCCTGATCGTCGACGATGAGGCCGCCGTACGCGACTCCTTGCGACGTTGGTTCGAGCTCGACGGCTATGCCATCGAGGTCGCCGATAGTGGTGCCGCGGCGCTGCGCCGGATGCAGGAGGTCTCGTTCGACGTCGCCCTGATCGATCTCCGGATGCCGGGTATGGACGGCGTCGCGCTGCAGCAACGGATGCACGAGGTGACGCCAGATACGGCAGTCATCATCGTCACGGCCTTCGGCACGATCCAGAGCGCCGTCGAGGTCCTGAAGCACGGCGCGTTCGACTACCTGACCAAGCCGGTTGACCCGGACGAGCTGAGCCGAATGGTTCGCCGGGCCCTCGAGCTGCGCGAGCTGCGCGCGCAGAACAACCGCCTGCGACGGGCCGTCGACCACCGCGGCGGCGCGGTCATCGTCGGCGAGACCCCCGCGATGCGCACGCTGAGGGCCCAGGTCGCCGAGGCGGCCAGCGCCGACGTTCCGGTCCTGATCTGCGGCGAAACCGGCACCGGCAAGCACCTCGTGGCCACGGTTCTGCACACGGCCGGTCCGCGCCGCTATTTCTCATTTGTGCCGCTCGCCTGTGGCGTCTCGGAGGGCGAGCTGGGCGACGATGAACTGCTGGGCCAGGAGGGCGGCTCCCTGCCCCCGACCACCCTCCCCCGCATGGGAAAGCTCCAACTGGCGGAGGGGGGCACGCTCTTCCTCGACGAGGTCGCCCGCCTTGGTCCGCAGACGCAGAGGGCGCTGCTCGAGCTGCTGCGTCGCGGGAGCTTCACGCCACTCGGCAGCACGCGACCACGCGCTACAGACTTCCGCCTGATCTCAGCCAGCAGCGTGGCGCTGGCCCCGCTCGTCCAAGCGAACCGCTTTAGCGCCGATCTCTACTATCGCGTGGCCGTATTGACGCTGACCTGTCCGCCGCTGCGGGAGCGTCGCGCCGACATTCCGGCGCTCGCGCGGCACCTGCTGGAGCGCCTGTCCTCGCCGGGCGGAGCTCCCTTCACGGGCTTCACCCCACCCGCGCTCGAACGGTTGGTCGGATACGACTGGCCGAGGAACGTGCGCGAGCTGGCGAACGCGATCGAGCGTGCTTTGGTGGTCGGTCGGCCGCCGTTGATCGGCGCCGAGGACCTGCTGCTCGGGCCAGTCTCGGCGCCGCCTGCCGCGCCCCTCCGCGAGACGACGACGACGACCGAGACGACGACGACCGAGACGACGACGACCGAGACGACGACCGACCTCTCGCTGGCTGCCGTGGAGCAGCAGCATATCGCCGCCGTGCTGGAGCGCTGCCAGGGCGACCGCCGACGGGCCGCCGCCCTGTTGGGGATCGCGCCCGCCCTGCTCGACGAGAAACTCGCCCTGCTCAAGCCCCACGCAGCGCCTGGCTGA
- a CDS encoding archaemetzincin family Zn-dependent metalloprotease → MGSRSDIAPPPRARPERGLRLWIVPIGLKQALPWTEALAAQLRSVFGGEVIVAPAPFGLEASFDPQRGQYNALELLERLLALPGSQRLLGIVEVDLFIPMLTYVFGQAQLNGRGAILSSYRLDNTIYGLARDDRLRAARIAKEAIHELGHALGLVHCRDPDCVMHSSLYVEEIDLKSAALCACCRRRLREVPTE, encoded by the coding sequence ATGGGCTCGCGCAGCGACATCGCACCTCCGCCGCGGGCCAGACCGGAGCGCGGGCTCCGCCTATGGATCGTCCCTATTGGTCTTAAGCAGGCCCTGCCGTGGACGGAGGCACTGGCAGCGCAGCTTCGCAGCGTCTTCGGCGGTGAGGTGATCGTCGCCCCGGCGCCCTTCGGCCTCGAGGCAAGCTTCGACCCTCAGCGCGGGCAATACAACGCGCTGGAGCTGCTCGAGCGCCTCTTGGCGCTGCCGGGCAGCCAGCGGCTGCTCGGGATCGTCGAGGTCGACCTCTTCATCCCGATGCTGACCTACGTCTTCGGCCAGGCGCAGCTCAATGGACGCGGAGCGATCCTGTCGAGCTACCGCCTCGACAACACCATCTACGGCCTGGCGCGCGACGATCGACTCCGCGCGGCACGGATCGCCAAGGAGGCGATTCACGAGCTCGGCCATGCCCTTGGGCTGGTGCATTGTCGCGATCCGGACTGCGTGATGCACAGCTCACTCTACGTCGAGGAGATCGACCTGAAGTCCGCAGCCCTCTGCGCCTGCTGCCGACGGCGGCTTCGGGAGGTCCCAACCGAGTAG
- a CDS encoding 4Fe-4S dicluster domain-containing protein, with translation MTAAILTDLTKCVGCQACVWACKELNGLPRGDDARALSATTLTVVERHGNVNVRRQCMHCLDPACASVCPVGALHKTPEGPVAYDESKCIGCRYCMVGCPFSIPKYEWDRRVPRVQKCVMCYAELVSRGRQPACTQVCPAGATVFGQREALLTEARHRVASEPQRYIGHIYGEHEAGGTAVLYLSAVPFDQLGFPTTVRKDPYPRLTWNVLSNLPQVVSVAGVGLIGIWWIVRRRQELAATRPPEGER, from the coding sequence ATGACCGCCGCGATTCTCACGGACCTGACGAAGTGCGTCGGTTGCCAGGCCTGCGTCTGGGCGTGCAAGGAGCTCAATGGGCTACCGCGGGGTGACGACGCTCGCGCGCTCTCGGCGACGACCCTCACCGTCGTGGAACGGCACGGCAACGTCAACGTGCGCCGCCAGTGCATGCATTGCCTCGATCCCGCCTGCGCCTCGGTTTGTCCCGTTGGGGCCCTGCATAAGACCCCCGAGGGTCCCGTGGCCTACGACGAGAGCAAGTGCATCGGCTGTCGCTACTGCATGGTCGGCTGCCCCTTCAGCATCCCCAAGTACGAGTGGGACCGCCGCGTCCCGCGCGTGCAGAAGTGCGTGATGTGCTATGCGGAGCTGGTCAGCCGAGGTCGTCAGCCGGCCTGTACGCAGGTCTGTCCCGCCGGCGCCACGGTCTTCGGCCAGCGGGAGGCGCTGCTGACGGAAGCGCGCCACCGTGTCGCCTCCGAGCCCCAACGCTACATCGGGCACATCTACGGCGAGCATGAGGCCGGCGGCACCGCTGTGCTCTACCTGTCGGCCGTGCCCTTCGACCAGCTGGGGTTTCCGACCACCGTGCGCAAGGACCCCTACCCGCGCTTGACCTGGAATGTGCTCTCGAACCTGCCCCAAGTGGTGAGCGTCGCGGGCGTCGGCCTGATCGGCATCTGGTGGATCGTGCGGCGGCGACAGGAGCTGGCCGCGACGCGACCGCCCGAGGGCGAGCGATGA
- the hybB gene encoding Ni/Fe-hydrogenase cytochrome b subunit: MRGRLSRLAAGLTFWRLVLAGLLALGAYATVVRFGRGLGAATNLSDAFPWGLWIGFDVLVGVGLAAGGFAVAATVHVFHITHYKPIARPAVFTAFVGYVLVIVGLLFDLGQPWDIWHPLVMWNPRSVMFEVAWCVMLYTTVLALEFSPLVLERLGLQAPLRLVRAIYVPLVVIGVLLSMLHQSSLGTLYVIVPDKLYGLWYTPWLPVFFFLTAIAAGLAMTIVESYLSQRAFGRELEHDLLDGLARVTVVVLGVYLMWKAQDLTHRGQLALALQLTPEAVMFWGEIGLGVLLPIALLTWPRVRSNRTALFFAALLVVLGFVANRLNVAVTGMARSSGTHYVPSVLELGVTFSLVAAGFAAFAWAARYLDLFPAARPELAPSPKSTAAARAAAAKAAVQPSPTASGWGIAGLWVLLLAGWALLTVARNREATTRTPAAALASQTARRSLAGVRPAAWPAQPRLPAAFSFPRAAGSPGAVSFDHASHIDAAKPRCAHCHREQFSLLRKGSPLRGRLVMDRIRHGELCGRCHNGKQAFGVVPGECDVCHGQ; the protein is encoded by the coding sequence ATGAGGGGCAGACTCAGCCGGCTCGCCGCCGGCCTGACCTTCTGGCGCCTGGTGCTCGCAGGGCTGCTCGCGCTCGGCGCCTACGCGACGGTGGTCCGCTTCGGACGCGGGCTGGGCGCCGCGACGAACCTCTCGGACGCCTTTCCCTGGGGACTGTGGATCGGCTTCGACGTGCTGGTAGGGGTCGGTCTGGCGGCCGGGGGCTTCGCGGTCGCCGCCACCGTGCACGTCTTCCATATCACTCACTACAAACCGATCGCGCGGCCGGCGGTCTTCACCGCCTTCGTCGGCTACGTGCTCGTGATCGTCGGGCTGCTCTTCGACCTCGGCCAACCCTGGGATATCTGGCATCCGCTGGTGATGTGGAATCCGCGGTCGGTGATGTTCGAGGTCGCCTGGTGCGTGATGCTCTACACCACCGTGCTCGCGCTCGAGTTCAGCCCCCTCGTGCTGGAGCGACTGGGTCTGCAGGCTCCCCTACGCCTGGTAAGGGCGATCTACGTGCCGCTGGTGGTGATCGGCGTGCTCTTGTCGATGTTGCACCAGTCGTCGCTCGGCACCCTCTACGTGATCGTGCCGGACAAGCTCTACGGGCTCTGGTACACGCCCTGGCTGCCCGTATTCTTCTTCCTCACGGCAATCGCCGCCGGCCTGGCGATGACCATCGTCGAGTCCTACCTGAGCCAGCGGGCCTTCGGCCGCGAGCTGGAGCACGACCTCCTCGACGGCCTGGCGCGCGTCACTGTCGTCGTGCTCGGCGTCTACCTGATGTGGAAGGCGCAGGACCTTACCCACCGCGGGCAGCTCGCGCTGGCGCTGCAGCTCACGCCCGAGGCCGTGATGTTCTGGGGTGAGATCGGGCTGGGTGTGCTGCTGCCGATCGCGCTCTTGACCTGGCCGCGCGTGCGCAGCAACCGCACCGCGTTGTTCTTCGCCGCGCTGCTGGTCGTGCTCGGCTTCGTCGCCAACCGTCTCAACGTCGCGGTCACCGGCATGGCACGCTCGAGCGGTACGCATTATGTCCCATCCGTGTTGGAGCTGGGCGTGACCTTCTCGCTGGTAGCCGCGGGCTTCGCCGCCTTCGCTTGGGCTGCGCGGTACCTTGACCTCTTCCCGGCGGCGCGGCCCGAGCTCGCGCCGTCCCCGAAATCGACCGCGGCGGCGAGGGCCGCGGCAGCCAAGGCCGCCGTCCAGCCCTCGCCGACCGCCAGCGGCTGGGGCATTGCTGGCCTCTGGGTGCTACTGCTGGCCGGCTGGGCGCTGCTGACCGTGGCGCGCAATCGCGAGGCTACGACGCGCACGCCGGCAGCCGCCCTGGCGTCCCAGACCGCGCGGCGATCGCTCGCCGGCGTGCGCCCCGCAGCCTGGCCGGCGCAACCACGCTTGCCCGCCGCCTTCAGCTTTCCGCGGGCTGCCGGCAGCCCGGGCGCGGTCAGCTTCGATCACGCCAGCCATATCGACGCCGCCAAGCCCCGCTGCGCCCACTGCCACCGCGAGCAGTTCAGCCTGCTGCGCAAGGGCAGTCCGCTACGCGGGCGCCTGGTGATGGATCGGATTCGCCACGGGGAGCTCTGCGGCCGCTGCCACAACGGTAAGCAGGCCTTCGGCGTGGTGCCAGGCGAGTGCGACGTCTGCCACGGCCAGTGA
- a CDS encoding prepilin-type N-terminal cleavage/methylation domain-containing protein yields MHQSSDRAVVGIRWARSVARVQNDQGFTVIELLIVLAIISVLATAAAPKMLEYAQKARDVEAMESLSKMADGATAYYQATGHLPVPPAWAALYPGPLKVSWGYGPSPADICAHGGRATNEDLAVHYRTAAANYSWDQIAFMPGFAARFTYTFSGVSNFVPGAQTAFANLQAERSIDCTGNAGTWVAYRSRLFYQDGALRRTTPHQVRY; encoded by the coding sequence ATGCATCAGTCATCGGACCGCGCTGTCGTCGGGATACGTTGGGCGCGCTCGGTCGCCCGAGTGCAGAACGATCAGGGCTTCACCGTGATCGAGTTGCTGATTGTGCTCGCAATCATCTCGGTGCTGGCCACGGCCGCCGCCCCGAAGATGCTGGAGTACGCGCAGAAGGCGCGCGACGTCGAGGCGATGGAATCCCTCTCCAAGATGGCCGACGGCGCGACCGCCTACTATCAGGCCACGGGCCACCTGCCGGTTCCTCCGGCCTGGGCGGCGCTCTACCCGGGGCCGCTGAAGGTCTCCTGGGGCTACGGACCGAGCCCGGCGGATATCTGTGCCCACGGCGGGCGGGCGACGAACGAGGATTTGGCCGTGCACTATCGGACCGCCGCGGCGAACTACAGCTGGGACCAGATCGCCTTCATGCCCGGCTTCGCCGCGCGCTTCACCTACACCTTCAGCGGTGTCAGCAACTTCGTGCCTGGCGCGCAAACCGCCTTCGCCAATCTCCAAGCGGAGCGTTCGATCGACTGCACGGGCAACGCAGGGACCTGGGTCGCCTACCGCAGCCGGCTCTTCTATCAGGATGGCGCGCTACGGCGGACTACACCCCACCAAGTTCGCTATTGA